In Deinococcus roseus, the following are encoded in one genomic region:
- a CDS encoding type II toxin-antitoxin system death-on-curing family toxin, with translation MIPLSLDQVLHLHDLNIKHFGGSSGVRDQGLLESALAQPFLSAFGEERYVGLFQKAAAYWYFLARNHPFIDGNKRTALTTALVFLQMHGIKIQTSKTLEDTAVEVATGAHSMEAMASLLEVWQK, from the coding sequence ATGATCCCCCTGAGCCTGGATCAGGTGTTGCACCTGCATGACCTCAACATCAAGCACTTTGGGGGTTCTTCCGGTGTGCGGGATCAGGGGCTGCTGGAGTCTGCACTGGCCCAGCCTTTCCTGAGCGCTTTTGGAGAGGAGCGGTATGTGGGCCTGTTCCAGAAAGCTGCGGCTTACTGGTATTTTCTGGCCCGCAACCATCCGTTCATTGATGGCAACAAACGCACCGCCCTGACCACCGCCCTGGTGTTCCTGCAGATGCACGGAATCAAAATCCAGACCAGCAAAACCCTGGAGGACACCGCTGTTGAGGTGGCCACTGGAGCGCATTCCATGGAGGCGATGGCAAGCCTGCTTGAGGTGTGGCAGAAATAA